Proteins encoded in a region of the Ralstonia pseudosolanacearum genome:
- a CDS encoding DMT family transporter translates to MTRSTALPLGHAPDHAERRGLLLGFIGVTIFSQTLPFTRMAVAELDATFVALARAVLASLLALALLAATGALRANQRPRGGQWGRLAVTAAGVVVGFPLFSSLAMRDVPAAHGAIITGLLPLATALFAAWFGRERPSPWFWACALAGSVLVVSFALLRGAGTLHRADWLLFAAMVAGALGYAVGGKLSRELGGTQTIAWALVVSLPALLPVVGALAWLPGTHQAAALAQASGHAWLGLAYVSAFSMFVGFLFWYSGLAAGGVARVGQIQLLQPFMTLIGGWLLLGEPLDAPTMLFALAVIAVVGLGRRTAVRR, encoded by the coding sequence ATGACCCGGTCCACCGCCCTGCCGCTCGGCCATGCGCCCGACCACGCCGAACGCCGCGGCCTGCTGCTCGGCTTCATCGGCGTGACGATCTTCAGCCAGACGCTGCCCTTCACGCGGATGGCGGTGGCCGAGCTGGACGCCACCTTCGTCGCGCTGGCCCGCGCGGTGTTGGCCAGCCTGCTCGCGCTGGCGCTGCTGGCCGCGACCGGCGCGCTGCGCGCCAACCAGCGCCCGCGCGGCGGCCAGTGGGGCCGGCTGGCCGTCACGGCGGCGGGCGTGGTGGTGGGCTTCCCGCTGTTCTCGTCGCTGGCGATGCGCGATGTGCCGGCCGCGCACGGCGCCATCATCACCGGCCTGCTGCCGCTGGCGACCGCCCTCTTTGCCGCGTGGTTCGGGCGCGAGCGGCCGTCGCCGTGGTTCTGGGCGTGCGCGCTGGCCGGCAGCGTGCTGGTGGTGTCGTTCGCGCTGCTGCGCGGCGCCGGCACCCTGCACCGCGCCGACTGGCTGCTGTTCGCCGCCATGGTGGCCGGCGCCCTCGGCTACGCGGTGGGCGGCAAGCTTTCGCGCGAGCTGGGCGGCACGCAGACGATCGCCTGGGCGCTGGTGGTGTCGCTGCCGGCGCTGCTGCCGGTGGTCGGCGCCCTGGCCTGGCTGCCGGGCACGCACCAGGCCGCGGCGCTCGCGCAGGCATCCGGCCACGCGTGGCTGGGGCTGGCCTACGTGTCGGCCTTCTCCATGTTCGTCGGCTTCCTGTTCTGGTATTCGGGGCTGGCCGCGGGCGGGGTCGCGCGGGTCGGCCAGATACAATTGCTGCAGCCTTTCATGACGCTGATCGGCGGCTGGCTCCTGCTGGGCGAGCCGCTCGATGCACCGACGATGCTGTTCGCCCTGGCCGTGATCGCCGTGGTCGGCCTCGGCCGGCGGACCGCCGTGCGGCGGTAG
- a CDS encoding MASE1 domain-containing protein, producing the protein MPFPFHRTSPSLAACLWGVLYLLAAVVSHRLNGPIDMTGYIWLSAGVTMAAFMLRPYREWPGLGAAFTVGQLVLCAFEKGNPAHALLFVLDEAGSAALAVALVRLMRVPLEGLDFVRAMLAAGTLSALLGALPGAAWFAWSQDAPFGQVLRIWAASDFLGVLIVTPVLATWSRFRALRSGGPDRTETLLGLAASVALVVSAHLIFDGDSTARFGTGIGFALTYVPLFFAVVVALLWGGRGGSAAVLVLALTVLIETAEGDGPFAVLDRHHGQSLLEAQLYLGITALLVLLVSALKTTREQLHAQGARWQGRVELALAAAGQLVYTVDPARGRVDWGGDVELRFGHDAATMASVATVLQLVHPDDRETLRARWLGAAPADVDATPARRQTLQIAARDGTLHTVTDSGATIADTAGNPVLVTGTWSIETAR; encoded by the coding sequence ATGCCATTCCCATTCCATCGCACCTCTCCCAGCCTCGCAGCCTGCCTGTGGGGCGTGCTTTACCTGCTGGCCGCCGTCGTATCGCACCGGCTCAACGGGCCGATCGACATGACCGGCTACATCTGGCTGTCGGCGGGCGTCACCATGGCAGCGTTCATGCTGCGGCCCTACCGCGAGTGGCCCGGGCTCGGCGCGGCGTTCACCGTCGGACAGCTGGTGCTGTGCGCCTTCGAGAAAGGCAACCCGGCACATGCCCTGCTGTTCGTGCTGGACGAGGCCGGCAGCGCCGCGCTGGCGGTGGCGCTGGTCCGGCTGATGCGGGTGCCGCTGGAAGGGCTCGACTTCGTGCGGGCGATGCTGGCGGCAGGCACGCTCAGCGCGCTGCTGGGCGCGCTGCCCGGCGCGGCATGGTTCGCCTGGTCGCAAGACGCGCCGTTCGGGCAGGTGCTGCGCATCTGGGCGGCATCGGACTTCCTGGGCGTGCTGATCGTCACGCCGGTGTTGGCCACGTGGTCGCGCTTCCGCGCCCTCCGCTCGGGCGGACCGGACCGCACCGAAACCCTGCTGGGCCTGGCGGCAAGCGTGGCGCTGGTGGTCTCGGCCCACCTGATCTTCGACGGCGACAGCACAGCCCGGTTCGGCACCGGCATCGGCTTCGCGCTGACCTACGTGCCGCTGTTCTTCGCCGTCGTGGTGGCGCTGCTGTGGGGCGGGCGCGGCGGCTCGGCGGCGGTGCTGGTGCTGGCGCTGACGGTGCTGATCGAGACCGCCGAGGGCGACGGGCCATTCGCCGTGCTCGACCGCCACCATGGCCAGTCATTGCTGGAAGCCCAGCTGTATCTGGGGATCACCGCCCTGCTGGTGCTGCTGGTCAGCGCGCTGAAGACCACGCGCGAACAGCTGCACGCACAAGGCGCGCGCTGGCAGGGCCGCGTGGAGCTGGCGCTGGCCGCCGCGGGCCAGTTGGTCTACACCGTCGACCCGGCCCGCGGCCGCGTCGACTGGGGCGGCGACGTGGAACTGCGCTTCGGCCATGACGCGGCCACCATGGCATCGGTCGCCACCGTGCTGCAGCTGGTGCACCCGGACGACCGCGAAACCCTGCGCGCGCGCTGGCTCGGCGCCGCGCCCGCCGATGTCGATGCCACCCCCGCGCGGCGGCAGACGCTGCAGATCGCCGCGCGCGACGGCACCCTGCACACCGTGACCGACTCCGGCGCCACGATCGCCGACACCGCGGGCAACCCCGTGCTGGTCACCGGCACCTGGTCGATCGAAACAGCGCGCTGA
- a CDS encoding chromate transporter, protein MEGDAMSTLATLFDLFWHFTVLSFLAIGGASSTLPDMHRFLVDTRHYMTSEQLSAMYAISQAAPGPNVLFVELFGWQAAGLGGAVVAMLGICGPSCVIAGMVAHVMDQAPDARWVTLIRRGLAPLTIGLLFSTGWVLARATDHSVGTVALTVATVLACAFTRVHPLILVAAGALVGALGWA, encoded by the coding sequence ATGGAGGGCGATGCAATGAGCACGCTTGCCACGCTGTTCGACCTGTTCTGGCATTTCACGGTGCTGTCGTTCCTCGCCATCGGCGGGGCCAGTTCGACGCTGCCCGACATGCACCGCTTCCTGGTCGACACGCGCCACTACATGACCAGCGAGCAACTGAGCGCCATGTACGCCATCTCGCAGGCCGCGCCGGGGCCGAACGTGCTGTTCGTCGAGCTGTTCGGCTGGCAGGCCGCCGGCCTGGGCGGCGCGGTGGTCGCCATGCTCGGCATCTGCGGGCCGTCCTGTGTGATTGCCGGCATGGTTGCGCATGTCATGGACCAGGCGCCGGACGCACGCTGGGTGACGCTGATCCGCCGCGGGTTGGCGCCGCTGACTATCGGGCTGCTGTTCTCCACCGGCTGGGTGCTGGCACGCGCCACCGACCACAGCGTCGGCACCGTTGCGCTGACGGTGGCGACGGTGCTGGCGTGCGCCTTCACGCGGGTGCATCCGCTGATCCTGGTGGCGGCCGGCGCGCTGGTGGGGGCGCTCGGCTGGGCGTAG
- a CDS encoding alanyl-tRNA editing protein, with protein MPTRKHFDEDAYRTECGATVVAVHPEGIELDQTVFYTRGGGQAGDTGTLVLPDGQTVAIADTVYSTDRLTILHVPADPADLGLLAPGLPVSAAIDWARRYRLMRLHTCLHLLGALIPVPVTGCGISPDAGRIDFDLPESTLEREPLTAQLNALIARDTPVRIALITPEALAAQPQLVRTIGAAPPAGVSAIRIVEIDGIDRQPCGGTHVRATGEIGHATVTKIEKKSRQNRRVVVALAD; from the coding sequence ATGCCCACGCGCAAGCACTTTGACGAAGACGCCTACCGCACCGAGTGCGGCGCCACAGTCGTCGCCGTGCATCCCGAGGGCATCGAGCTGGACCAGACCGTGTTCTACACCCGCGGCGGCGGCCAGGCCGGCGACACCGGCACCCTGGTCCTGCCCGACGGCCAGACCGTGGCGATCGCCGACACCGTCTACAGCACTGACCGCCTGACCATCCTGCACGTGCCGGCCGACCCGGCCGACCTGGGCCTGCTGGCGCCCGGTCTGCCGGTGTCCGCCGCCATCGACTGGGCACGCCGCTACCGGTTGATGCGGCTGCACACCTGCCTGCATCTGCTGGGCGCGCTGATCCCGGTGCCCGTCACGGGCTGCGGCATCTCGCCGGACGCCGGCCGCATCGACTTCGACCTGCCCGAATCCACGCTCGAGCGCGAGCCGCTGACCGCGCAGCTCAATGCGCTGATCGCACGCGACACGCCGGTGCGCATCGCCCTGATCACGCCGGAGGCATTGGCCGCGCAGCCGCAGTTGGTGCGCACCATCGGCGCCGCGCCGCCGGCGGGCGTGTCCGCCATCCGCATCGTGGAGATCGACGGCATCGACCGCCAGCCCTGCGGCGGCACCCACGTGCGCGCCACGGGCGAGATCGGGCACGCCACCGTCACCAAGATCGAAAAGAAGAGCCGCCAGAACCGCCGCGTGGTGGTGGCGCTGGCCGATTAG
- a CDS encoding RidA family protein has product MTATQDIQAKLKQLGIELPAAGAPAAAYVMAAQTGNLVFLSGHIAKQDGKPWVGKLGADMTTEQGKAAARAIAIDLLATLSGHLGGDLGRVKRIVKVMSLVNSSLEYTEQHLVTNGASELFVEVFGDAGKHARSAFGVAQIPLGACVEIELIAEVA; this is encoded by the coding sequence ATGACCGCCACCCAAGACATCCAGGCCAAGCTGAAACAACTGGGCATCGAACTGCCCGCCGCCGGCGCCCCCGCCGCAGCCTACGTGATGGCCGCGCAGACCGGCAACCTGGTGTTCCTGTCGGGCCACATCGCCAAGCAGGACGGCAAGCCCTGGGTCGGCAAGCTCGGCGCGGACATGACGACCGAGCAGGGCAAGGCCGCCGCGCGCGCCATCGCCATCGACCTGCTGGCCACGCTGTCGGGCCACCTGGGCGGCGACCTCGGCCGCGTCAAGCGCATCGTCAAGGTGATGAGCCTGGTGAACTCCTCGCTCGAGTACACGGAACAGCACCTGGTGACCAACGGCGCCTCGGAACTGTTCGTCGAGGTCTTCGGCGACGCCGGCAAGCACGCCCGCAGCGCCTTCGGCGTGGCGCAGATTCCGCTGGGCGCGTGCGTGGAGATCGAACTGATCGCCGAAGTCGCCTGA
- a CDS encoding chromate transporter: MGERNPPADAMAAGRAVQAPSCATLFTEFARMGLSGFGGVLPFARRGIVERNGWLSDAEFAEMLSLGQVLPGPNVVNLSVMLGYRYHGIRGAASAMSGLVAVPAVLLLLIVMLYDHYSALPLVQQLLKGMAAVAAGLVLATAIKLAQGQSRTWRAAGIGLAVFLSIGVLQWPLLPVMAVLIPLALVLEWRAMQ, encoded by the coding sequence ATGGGCGAGCGCAACCCTCCCGCAGACGCGATGGCCGCCGGGCGCGCCGTGCAGGCGCCTTCGTGCGCCACGCTCTTCACGGAGTTTGCGCGCATGGGGCTGTCGGGCTTCGGCGGCGTGCTGCCGTTCGCGCGGCGCGGCATCGTCGAGCGCAACGGCTGGCTGTCCGACGCCGAATTCGCCGAGATGCTGAGCCTGGGCCAGGTGCTGCCGGGCCCCAACGTGGTGAATCTCTCGGTGATGCTGGGCTACCGCTATCACGGCATCCGTGGCGCGGCGTCGGCGATGAGCGGCCTGGTGGCGGTGCCCGCCGTGCTGCTGCTGTTGATCGTGATGCTGTACGACCACTACAGCGCGCTGCCGCTGGTGCAGCAACTGCTCAAGGGCATGGCGGCGGTGGCGGCGGGGCTGGTGCTTGCTACGGCGATCAAGTTGGCGCAGGGCCAGTCGCGCACCTGGCGCGCGGCGGGGATCGGACTGGCGGTGTTCCTGTCCATCGGCGTGCTGCAATGGCCGCTGCTGCCGGTGATGGCGGTGCTGATTCCGCTGGCGCTCGTGCTGGAATGGAGGGCGATGCAATGA
- a CDS encoding phytanoyl-CoA dioxygenase family protein, translated as MHGDFDTDGYAIVPGVLPAETCTDLTDRLHAHGAGTRELLAQPWCAALADTLRTHPALTPRLPATHAAIQCTGFDKSAGQNWLVPIHQDLSIPVAERIDDPALQGWSEKEGRLYVQPPRQVLEALIAVRLHLDDCGAAAGPLRVVPGSHRQGRLTQAQMLAERERRGEVACLSDRGGVLLMRPLLLHASSRSTGALSRRVLHFVFGPRTLPLGLRWAQAV; from the coding sequence ATGCACGGCGACTTCGACACAGACGGCTACGCCATCGTCCCCGGCGTCCTGCCCGCCGAGACCTGCACCGACCTCACCGACCGGCTGCACGCCCATGGCGCCGGCACGCGCGAACTGCTGGCGCAGCCGTGGTGCGCCGCGCTGGCCGACACCCTGCGCACGCATCCCGCCCTGACGCCGAGGCTTCCGGCCACCCATGCGGCCATCCAGTGCACGGGCTTCGACAAGTCCGCCGGACAGAACTGGCTGGTACCGATCCACCAGGACCTGAGCATCCCGGTCGCAGAACGCATCGACGATCCCGCGCTGCAAGGGTGGTCCGAAAAGGAAGGCCGGCTATACGTACAGCCGCCGCGGCAAGTCCTGGAAGCGCTGATCGCCGTGCGCCTGCACCTCGACGATTGCGGCGCGGCGGCGGGTCCGCTGCGCGTCGTGCCCGGCTCGCACCGGCAGGGCCGGCTGACACAGGCGCAGATGCTGGCCGAGCGGGAACGGCGCGGCGAGGTCGCCTGTCTGAGCGATCGGGGCGGCGTGCTGCTGATGCGCCCGCTGCTGCTGCATGCCTCGTCCAGATCGACGGGGGCGCTGTCCCGGCGCGTGCTGCATTTCGTGTTCGGGCCGCGCACGCTGCCGCTGGGCCTGCGCTGGGCGCAGGCCGTCTAG
- a CDS encoding aminotransferase-like domain-containing protein — MDHPACTFSRRAQQLTSSAIREILKITERPEVISFAGGLPSPVTFPVEAIQAACARMFADNPQASLQYTPTEGLSMLREWIAQRHGTTASRVLITTGSQQGLDLLGKIFIDPQSKVLVETPTYLGALQAFSLFEPSYTSVPTDERGLLPEALTPELTAGARFFYTIPNFQNPTGRRLPLERRQALVARAKELGVLLIEDDPYGELSYTGDALPSLRSLNPDGVVYMGSFSKILAPGMRLGYIIAPESIHFKLVQAKQASDLHTPSFTQRVAYEVLKTGLLDTHIPSIRTLYGKQCETMLDALTRHMPAGVHWNRPEGGMFIWVEVPEGIDTMALLEKAVARNVAFVPGAPFYANAPRRNTMRLAFVTVSPERIEQGITVLAELIRAEIAALTPKAA; from the coding sequence ATGGACCACCCCGCCTGCACTTTCTCCCGCCGCGCGCAACAGCTGACCAGCTCGGCGATCCGGGAAATCCTCAAGATCACCGAGCGCCCCGAGGTGATCTCGTTCGCTGGCGGCCTGCCTTCGCCGGTGACCTTCCCGGTCGAGGCAATCCAGGCGGCGTGCGCCCGCATGTTCGCGGACAATCCGCAGGCGTCGCTGCAGTACACCCCGACTGAAGGCCTGTCGATGCTGCGCGAGTGGATCGCCCAGCGCCACGGCACCACCGCGTCGCGCGTGCTGATCACCACCGGCTCGCAGCAGGGCCTGGACCTGCTGGGCAAGATCTTCATCGACCCGCAAAGCAAGGTGCTGGTCGAAACGCCGACCTACCTGGGCGCACTGCAAGCGTTCTCGCTGTTCGAGCCGAGCTACACCTCGGTACCGACCGATGAGCGCGGCCTGCTGCCCGAAGCGCTCACGCCCGAGCTCACCGCCGGCGCGCGCTTCTTCTACACCATCCCGAACTTCCAGAACCCGACCGGCCGCCGCCTGCCGCTGGAGCGCCGCCAGGCCCTGGTGGCCCGCGCGAAGGAACTCGGCGTGCTGCTGATCGAAGACGATCCGTACGGCGAGCTGAGCTATACCGGCGATGCCCTGCCGTCGCTGCGCTCGCTCAATCCGGACGGCGTGGTCTACATGGGCTCGTTCTCGAAGATCCTGGCGCCGGGCATGCGCCTGGGCTACATCATCGCCCCCGAGTCGATCCACTTCAAACTCGTGCAGGCCAAGCAGGCATCCGACCTGCACACGCCCAGCTTCACGCAGCGCGTGGCCTACGAAGTGCTGAAGACCGGCCTGCTCGACACCCACATCCCGAGCATCCGCACCCTGTACGGCAAGCAGTGCGAGACGATGCTGGATGCGCTCACGCGCCACATGCCGGCCGGCGTGCACTGGAACCGTCCGGAAGGCGGCATGTTCATCTGGGTGGAAGTGCCGGAAGGCATCGACACCATGGCGCTGCTGGAAAAGGCGGTCGCGCGCAACGTGGCCTTCGTGCCGGGCGCGCCGTTCTACGCCAACGCGCCGCGCCGCAACACCATGCGCCTGGCCTTCGTGACGGTGTCGCCGGAGCGCATCGAGCAGGGCATCACGGTGCTGGCCGAGTTGATCCGCGCCGAGATCGCCGCGCTCACGCCCAAGGCCGCGTAA
- a CDS encoding glutathione S-transferase family protein: protein MLRIWGRLSSVNVQKVVWCAHELSLDHERIDVGGAFGGLDTAEFRALNPNGMIPVIEDGIGGTDGEHFVLWESNAIVRYLCARYGPGNLYPLELHERADADRWMDWQTTSFSPSMVDAFLQLVRTPEDQRDPARIERSRLAAERTSAILDAVLARQPYVAGQRFTMADIACGCAAHRWLSLPLERPARPHLERWMADLRDRRAAQEVLALPLT, encoded by the coding sequence ATGCTGCGGATCTGGGGGAGACTCTCTTCGGTCAACGTGCAGAAAGTGGTCTGGTGCGCGCACGAGCTGTCGCTGGACCATGAGCGCATCGATGTCGGCGGCGCCTTCGGCGGGCTGGACACGGCCGAGTTCCGGGCCCTGAACCCGAACGGCATGATCCCGGTCATCGAAGACGGCATCGGCGGGACCGACGGCGAGCACTTCGTGCTGTGGGAGTCCAACGCCATCGTGCGCTACCTCTGCGCGCGCTACGGCCCGGGCAACCTCTACCCGCTGGAGTTGCACGAGCGCGCCGACGCCGACCGCTGGATGGACTGGCAGACCACGTCGTTCAGCCCGTCGATGGTGGACGCCTTCCTGCAACTCGTGCGCACGCCGGAAGACCAGCGCGACCCGGCGCGCATCGAACGCTCGCGGCTGGCGGCCGAGCGCACCTCGGCCATTCTCGACGCCGTGCTGGCCCGGCAGCCCTACGTGGCCGGCCAGCGCTTCACCATGGCCGACATCGCCTGCGGCTGCGCGGCGCATCGCTGGCTCAGCCTGCCGCTGGAACGCCCGGCCCGCCCGCACCTGGAGCGCTGGATGGCCGACCTGCGCGACCGGCGCGCGGCGCAGGAAGTCCTGGCGCTGCCGCTGACCTGA
- a CDS encoding L-lactate permease — translation MWNQVYDPLGNAVWSTVAAGLPVAVLLCSLAFFRMQAHLAAGLALLVGVGIAAFVFGMPAAMAGKAAGLGIVSGLFPIGWIVLNIIFLHRLTTLNGSFKVLQGSIAGITEDRRLQLLLVAFSFGAFFEGAAGFGTPVAVTGAILIGLGFSPLAASGLALIANTAPVAYGALGAPIIGLAAVTGLDLKDLSAMIGRQLPFFSVLVPFWLIWAFAGFRGMLQIWPAILVAGVTFAVPQFLVSNFHGPWLVDVIAALVSMGSLTLFLKVWKPKTIWTSTALRNHPDTSKVDPEAAAEARAATTAAAEAKISRVQAWLPWVILTVFVFIWGVPQFKAFVDGLWQFKLPIPGLDKMVLKGPPVVPKVTAEAAVFTFNVLSMAGTGILASAVVGGLLMGYSVPRMAREYWNTIKLTRYSLLTICAMFGIGYLTRYSGLDATLGLAFAHTGVLYPLFGTMLGWLGVALTGSDTASNVLFGGLQKTTSEQLGLSPILMSAANSSGGVMGKMIDAQSIVVASTATKWYGHEGDILRYVFFHSIALAFLVGLLITLQAYVEPFTRMVVPMAH, via the coding sequence ATGTGGAACCAAGTCTATGACCCGCTCGGCAACGCCGTATGGTCGACCGTCGCGGCCGGCTTGCCGGTGGCGGTACTGCTCTGTTCGCTCGCCTTCTTCCGCATGCAGGCGCACCTGGCCGCGGGGCTGGCGCTGCTGGTGGGCGTGGGCATCGCCGCGTTCGTGTTCGGCATGCCGGCAGCGATGGCGGGCAAGGCGGCCGGCCTGGGCATCGTGTCCGGCCTGTTCCCGATCGGCTGGATCGTCCTCAACATCATCTTCCTGCACCGGCTCACCACCCTGAACGGCTCGTTCAAGGTGCTGCAGGGTTCGATCGCGGGCATCACCGAAGACCGGCGCCTGCAACTGCTGCTGGTGGCGTTCAGCTTCGGCGCGTTCTTCGAGGGCGCGGCGGGCTTCGGCACGCCGGTGGCCGTAACGGGCGCGATCCTGATCGGGCTGGGCTTCTCGCCGCTGGCGGCCTCGGGGCTGGCGCTGATCGCCAACACCGCGCCGGTCGCCTATGGCGCCCTGGGCGCGCCCATCATCGGGCTGGCCGCGGTGACAGGGCTCGACCTGAAAGACCTCTCCGCCATGATCGGCCGCCAGTTGCCGTTCTTCTCGGTGCTGGTGCCGTTCTGGCTGATCTGGGCGTTCGCGGGGTTCCGCGGCATGCTGCAGATCTGGCCGGCGATCCTGGTGGCGGGCGTGACCTTCGCCGTTCCGCAGTTCCTGGTGTCGAACTTCCACGGCCCGTGGCTGGTGGACGTGATTGCCGCGCTGGTCTCGATGGGCTCGCTCACACTGTTCCTGAAAGTGTGGAAACCCAAGACCATCTGGACCTCCACCGCCCTGCGCAACCACCCCGACACGTCCAAGGTCGATCCCGAAGCCGCCGCCGAGGCGCGTGCCGCCACCACCGCCGCCGCCGAGGCGAAAATCAGCCGCGTGCAGGCCTGGCTGCCGTGGGTGATCCTGACCGTGTTCGTCTTCATCTGGGGCGTGCCGCAGTTCAAGGCCTTCGTCGACGGCCTGTGGCAGTTCAAACTGCCCATCCCGGGCCTCGACAAAATGGTGCTCAAGGGCCCGCCGGTCGTGCCCAAGGTCACGGCCGAAGCCGCGGTGTTCACCTTCAACGTGCTGTCGATGGCGGGCACCGGCATCCTGGCATCGGCCGTCGTCGGGGGCCTGCTGATGGGCTATTCGGTGCCGCGCATGGCCCGCGAGTACTGGAACACCATCAAGCTGACGCGCTACTCGCTGCTGACCATCTGCGCGATGTTCGGCATCGGCTACCTGACCCGCTACTCGGGCCTGGACGCGACGCTGGGCCTGGCGTTCGCCCACACCGGCGTGCTGTACCCGCTGTTCGGCACCATGCTGGGCTGGCTGGGCGTGGCGCTCACCGGTTCGGACACCGCATCGAACGTGCTGTTCGGCGGCCTGCAGAAGACCACCTCCGAGCAGCTCGGCCTGTCGCCGATCCTGATGTCAGCCGCCAACAGCTCGGGCGGGGTGATGGGCAAGATGATCGACGCGCAGTCCATCGTGGTGGCCTCCACCGCCACCAAGTGGTACGGCCACGAGGGCGACATCCTGCGCTATGTGTTCTTCCACTCGATCGCGCTGGCCTTCCTGGTGGGCCTGCTGATCACGCTGCAGGCCTACGTGGAACCGTTCACGCGGATGGTGGTGCCGATGGCGCACTAG